A single window of Candidatus Microthrix subdominans DNA harbors:
- a CDS encoding ROK family protein, which yields MSDTRVIGVDVGGSGVKAALVDVKRGELASVRPRIDTPQPATPKLVAATVSRLVDQLGGAPSIGITVPAVVRSGIVRTAANIDPSWIGTDAQALFGEQLGVPCVVLNDADAAGLAEVRFGAGKGRSGVVILLTLGTGIGSALFVDGELVPNTELGHMEFKAQEAEHYAAASVRKANNLGWDHWGTRVGEYLAMLTMLFSPELIILGGGVSRKFDRFAEHVLAEVPSGTDVMPAVLQNQAGIVGAAMSTQKHPVTE from the coding sequence ATGAGTGACACACGCGTGATCGGGGTCGATGTCGGCGGCAGCGGTGTGAAGGCCGCACTGGTCGACGTGAAGCGGGGCGAACTCGCTTCCGTCCGCCCCCGCATCGACACCCCGCAGCCGGCGACGCCCAAACTCGTGGCCGCCACCGTCAGCCGGCTGGTCGACCAGCTGGGCGGGGCGCCGTCGATTGGCATCACCGTCCCGGCGGTCGTCCGCAGCGGCATCGTCCGCACTGCGGCCAACATTGATCCGTCATGGATCGGTACCGATGCCCAGGCGCTGTTCGGCGAGCAGCTGGGCGTGCCATGTGTCGTGCTCAACGACGCCGACGCTGCCGGGTTGGCCGAGGTGCGCTTCGGCGCCGGAAAGGGTCGAAGCGGCGTCGTGATCCTGCTGACCCTGGGCACCGGCATCGGCAGTGCGCTCTTCGTCGACGGCGAACTCGTGCCCAACACCGAGCTGGGCCACATGGAGTTCAAGGCCCAGGAGGCCGAGCACTACGCCGCCGCCTCCGTACGCAAGGCCAACAACCTTGGCTGGGATCACTGGGGCACGCGGGTCGGCGAGTACCTGGCGATGCTCACCATGCTCTTCTCGCCGGAGCTGATCATCCTCGGCGGAGGGGTCTCGCGGAAGTTCGACCGCTTCGCCGAGCACGTCCTCGCCGAGGTCCCGTCCGGAACCGACGTGATGCCGGCGGTGCTGCAGAACCAAGCCGGCATCGTCGGTGCGGCCATGAGCACTCAAAAGCACCCGGTCACGGAATAG
- a CDS encoding class I SAM-dependent methyltransferase has translation MANEVQRALWNDVVGDAWVRHVEYFDATLASFGDAVIRRLDPAPGDRVLDIGCGVGTTTFDLAALVPPGEVVGVDLSARMLGEARRRAAASELTNLRFVEADVQTADLGEDSFDLAFSRCGVMFYPDPVAAFSNIARALIPGGHLGFVCFASPMANPFIVAPVMAAAAVLELPPPPGPGEPSPFSLAEPDQTTALLESAGLTDVEIEPGPDEAVLYGATDIGPLAERVLEQNPGTAGRLAAVDPSVRAAAIRAAAEVLAEHREDDVVRMGAGTWIVTARRN, from the coding sequence ATGGCAAACGAGGTACAACGGGCGCTCTGGAACGACGTCGTCGGCGACGCCTGGGTCCGTCACGTCGAGTATTTCGATGCGACGCTGGCCTCATTTGGGGACGCAGTCATCCGGCGGCTCGACCCGGCTCCCGGCGACCGGGTGCTCGACATTGGGTGTGGCGTGGGCACGACCACCTTCGACCTTGCGGCGTTGGTGCCGCCCGGCGAGGTGGTCGGCGTCGACCTGTCGGCGCGCATGCTCGGCGAGGCCCGCCGCAGGGCCGCTGCCAGCGAGCTCACCAACCTTCGCTTCGTTGAGGCCGACGTCCAAACCGCCGACCTCGGCGAGGACAGCTTCGATCTCGCCTTCTCGCGCTGCGGCGTCATGTTCTATCCCGACCCGGTGGCCGCCTTCTCGAACATTGCCCGGGCATTGATCCCCGGCGGACACCTGGGTTTCGTGTGTTTCGCCTCCCCGATGGCCAACCCCTTCATCGTGGCTCCCGTGATGGCGGCAGCCGCAGTTCTCGAGCTTCCGCCCCCGCCCGGGCCCGGCGAACCCAGCCCGTTCTCGCTCGCCGAGCCCGACCAGACGACCGCGCTACTCGAGTCGGCTGGGTTGACCGACGTGGAGATCGAACCCGGGCCGGACGAGGCGGTCCTGTACGGAGCGACCGACATCGGGCCGCTCGCCGAGCGGGTGCTCGAACAGAACCCCGGCACTGCCGGCCGGCTGGCGGCGGTCGACCCATCGGTGAGGGCGGCGGCCATTCGCGCCGCCGCTGAAGTGCTCGCTGAGCACCGGGAGGACGACGTGGTCCGGATGGGGGCAGGCACCTGGATCGTTACCGCCCGGCGCAACTAA
- a CDS encoding class I SAM-dependent methyltransferase, which produces MTSSRYHVDERPHEPNNSHTLLLDLVGSNRRVLELGCSTGYMTQWLAAAGCDVTGVEVSPEAAEEARQWAQEVVVGDLDSLDLEAQFGDRRFEAVLCGDVLEHLRDPGRVLVAARRLLEPGGVVVASVPNVAHGDVRLELLAGRFEYRNLGLLDDTHVRLFTRDSLQRLLRDSGLVGVDWRTTRVPLGTTELAAAVDAAPPGVREALEADPDAETYQFVVAAVPDDGTKALGELSDRLGAAQLLAERSEVENVALRAKVELLIREAEAARTEAVRLTQGLSAAQAVKSWKGLTPLRTAVQRSRGDQ; this is translated from the coding sequence ATGACCTCCAGCCGCTATCACGTCGATGAGCGACCCCACGAGCCCAACAACTCCCACACGCTGTTGTTGGACCTGGTCGGCTCCAACCGACGGGTGCTCGAGCTGGGATGCTCGACCGGATACATGACCCAGTGGCTTGCTGCCGCCGGCTGTGATGTCACCGGAGTCGAGGTCAGCCCCGAGGCCGCCGAGGAGGCCCGCCAATGGGCGCAGGAAGTGGTCGTGGGTGATCTTGACTCGCTCGATCTCGAGGCCCAGTTTGGCGACCGGCGCTTTGAGGCGGTGCTGTGCGGCGATGTGCTCGAGCACCTTCGCGACCCGGGCCGGGTGTTGGTGGCGGCCCGGCGCTTGCTCGAGCCCGGCGGTGTCGTTGTCGCCTCGGTGCCCAACGTTGCGCATGGCGATGTGCGCCTGGAGCTCCTCGCCGGACGCTTCGAGTACCGCAACCTCGGCCTGCTCGATGACACCCACGTCAGGCTGTTCACCAGGGACTCCTTGCAGCGGCTGTTGAGGGACTCCGGTCTGGTCGGCGTCGACTGGCGCACGACGCGAGTTCCGTTGGGCACCACCGAACTGGCGGCCGCGGTCGACGCGGCCCCACCCGGGGTGCGGGAAGCGCTCGAGGCCGATCCCGACGCCGAGACCTATCAGTTCGTCGTGGCGGCCGTGCCCGACGACGGCACCAAGGCGCTGGGCGAGTTATCCGACCGATTGGGCGCCGCCCAGCTGCTGGCCGAGCGCTCCGAGGTCGAGAACGTGGCGCTGCGCGCCAAGGTGGAGCTGCTCATCCGAGAGGCCGAGGCTGCTCGCACCGAGGCGGTACGGCTCACTCAGGGCCTCAGCGCCGCACAGGCTGTCAAAAGCTGGAAGGGGCTGACGCCGTTGCGCACAGCGGTGCAGCGGAGCCGAGGCGATCAGTGA
- a CDS encoding ABC transporter permease, with protein sequence MTTDVTPPLRPVAAQQPLLVYLREMWRRRDFATSLPMEEVRARHQDTLLGNLWHITNPLLTVLVYYVIFGVILNSSRGVDNYLLWLTIGVFSYNLTSKTVLSGAQAITSNEGLIRAVQFPRALLPVSVTFSHIITFWFELGMLAALSIVMGLYPNPRWLAIPVFLLIHTGFNLGAAMIVARLNDGFRDVAQIVPFLFRLGIYASGVMFPLDKIADRIHGPMLLLVELNPFAAYLTLYRWSFLGLPLTGHQLAVAIGWSVFALVWGFRFFRRAELRYGRG encoded by the coding sequence ATGACCACCGACGTCACTCCCCCGCTCCGCCCAGTTGCCGCGCAGCAACCGCTGCTCGTCTACCTCCGCGAGATGTGGCGCCGCCGCGACTTCGCCACCTCCCTCCCGATGGAGGAGGTCCGGGCTCGGCACCAGGACACGCTGCTGGGAAACCTGTGGCACATCACCAACCCGCTGCTGACGGTGCTGGTGTACTACGTGATCTTCGGCGTCATCTTGAACTCCTCACGCGGCGTCGACAACTACCTGCTGTGGCTCACGATCGGGGTGTTCTCCTACAACCTCACATCGAAGACCGTCTTGTCCGGCGCACAGGCGATCACCTCCAACGAGGGGCTGATCCGGGCGGTGCAGTTTCCGAGGGCGCTGTTGCCGGTGTCGGTGACCTTCAGCCACATCATCACGTTCTGGTTCGAGTTGGGCATGCTGGCGGCGCTGTCGATCGTCATGGGGCTCTATCCCAACCCCCGGTGGTTGGCCATCCCGGTGTTCCTGCTGATTCATACCGGCTTCAACCTCGGTGCCGCCATGATCGTGGCCCGCCTCAACGATGGATTTCGAGACGTCGCCCAGATCGTGCCGTTTCTGTTTCGGCTGGGGATTTACGCCTCCGGGGTCATGTTTCCCCTCGACAAGATCGCCGATCGGATCCATGGCCCCATGCTGTTGCTGGTTGAGCTCAACCCGTTCGCCGCCTACCTGACCCTCTACCGGTGGTCGTTCCTCGGTCTCCCGCTGACCGGACACCAGCTTGCGGTGGCGATCGGCTGGTCGGTCTTCGCCCTCGTCTGGGGCTTCAGGTTCTTCCGGCGGGCCGAGCTGCGATACGGGCGGGGGTGA
- a CDS encoding LLM class flavin-dependent oxidoreductase has protein sequence MKNTPLSVLDLAVVRGDATVREALEASVAMAQCAERSGYRRVWYAEHHNMASIASSATSVLIAHVAANTETIRLGSGGIMLPNHSPLTIAEQFGTLATLHPGRIDLGLGRAPGTDQVTMRALRRDPMSAESFPEDVLELQGFLGSESRIPGVKAIPGAGTNVPLYILGSSTFGAQLAAQLGLPYAFASHFAPEALTQAIQIYRGRFSPSEQADSPWAIAAVNVIVAPTEEEAAEELHHAKRSRIAALLAPGRRFSEAELDAVVDSPGGRQVASMMRYTAAGTPDTVSEYLEDFRAHADADELIVAPGSRSVEGRLQSLELLAEVAGLG, from the coding sequence CTGAAGAACACTCCCCTGTCCGTGCTCGACCTGGCCGTCGTCCGCGGTGATGCCACCGTGCGCGAGGCCCTCGAGGCCAGCGTGGCCATGGCGCAGTGCGCCGAACGCAGCGGTTACCGACGCGTCTGGTACGCCGAGCACCACAACATGGCCTCGATCGCGTCGTCGGCCACCAGCGTGCTGATCGCCCATGTGGCCGCCAACACCGAAACGATCCGCTTGGGCTCGGGCGGGATCATGTTGCCCAACCACTCACCCCTCACCATCGCCGAACAGTTCGGCACGCTGGCCACGCTCCACCCCGGCCGAATCGATCTTGGCTTGGGTCGGGCGCCGGGAACCGATCAGGTGACGATGCGCGCCCTCCGGCGGGACCCGATGTCGGCCGAATCGTTCCCTGAGGACGTGCTGGAGCTGCAGGGATTCCTCGGCTCGGAGAGCCGGATCCCTGGCGTCAAGGCCATCCCAGGCGCTGGAACCAACGTACCGCTGTACATCCTGGGCTCATCGACGTTCGGCGCCCAGCTGGCCGCTCAGCTCGGCCTCCCCTACGCCTTCGCCTCTCACTTCGCGCCGGAGGCGCTCACCCAGGCGATCCAGATCTACCGGGGGCGGTTCAGCCCATCCGAGCAGGCCGACTCACCGTGGGCGATCGCCGCGGTCAACGTGATCGTGGCCCCCACCGAGGAGGAGGCCGCCGAGGAGCTGCATCACGCCAAGCGCTCCCGCATCGCAGCGTTGCTTGCGCCCGGGCGCCGATTCTCCGAGGCCGAGCTGGACGCAGTCGTCGACTCGCCCGGCGGACGCCAGGTGGCCTCGATGATGCGCTATACCGCCGCCGGCACGCCCGACACCGTGTCCGAGTACCTCGAGGACTTCCGTGCGCACGCCGACGCCGACGAGCTGATCGTGGCGCCCGGCTCGCGCTCGGTCGAGGGTCGCCTCCAGTCGCTCGAGCTGCTCGCCGAGGTGGCCGGCCTCGGCTGA
- a CDS encoding glycosyltransferase family 2 protein: MSTVTTPVIIIVRDRLKPLALLVDWLERAGAQRLVLLDNDSTYPPLVDYLAASPHDVRLLGRNLGHRSPWLSGVAQELGWSRHYLVTDPDVIPVEECPSDAIDHLHEVLNRHRWLTKVGLGLRIDDVPGHYAHRDDVMRWEAQFWKQPIEPGLFAAHVDTTFALHRAGPPPREEVSARTGWPYVARHLPWYADSANPTEEERYYRSHTDAGVNSWDGDVLPQWLRSTIDGATG, translated from the coding sequence ATGAGCACCGTCACGACACCGGTCATCATCATCGTGCGCGACCGGCTCAAGCCTCTGGCGCTGCTGGTCGACTGGCTGGAGCGTGCCGGTGCACAGCGCCTGGTGCTGCTCGACAACGACTCCACCTACCCGCCGCTGGTTGACTACCTGGCCGCCTCCCCCCACGACGTCCGGTTGTTGGGGCGCAACCTCGGACATCGCTCGCCGTGGCTCTCGGGCGTCGCCCAAGAGCTGGGCTGGTCCCGCCACTATCTGGTGACCGACCCCGACGTCATCCCGGTCGAGGAGTGTCCGAGCGATGCGATCGATCATCTCCACGAGGTGCTCAATCGCCATCGCTGGCTGACCAAAGTCGGCCTCGGGCTGCGCATCGACGACGTGCCGGGCCACTACGCACATCGCGATGACGTGATGCGTTGGGAGGCTCAGTTCTGGAAGCAACCCATCGAGCCCGGCCTGTTCGCCGCTCACGTCGACACCACCTTTGCGTTGCACCGGGCCGGCCCGCCGCCCCGCGAGGAAGTCTCCGCCCGCACCGGGTGGCCCTACGTGGCCCGCCATCTCCCCTGGTACGCCGATAGCGCCAACCCGACCGAGGAGGAGCGCTACTACCGCAGCCACACCGACGCCGGGGTCAACAGCTGGGACGGCGACGTCCTGCCCCAATGGCTGCGTTCCACCATCGACGGCGCCACCGGCTGA
- a CDS encoding glycosyltransferase: protein MTPPPTISVLTRAYDTNVDLARRLAGSMLAQRAEWEWVVVDDASSYTAGLDEIRRQLGDDPRLKLITHDANQGVVGATATALATATGTFVALLNHDDELHPNALAEVTAAIEAVEEVDVIYTDEDKIDQTGRHHELPFFKPDWSPERLRCQMYLGHLLVIRRTLMERAGGFRPGYDGSQDYDLALRVTEQARQIHHIPKVLYHCRSAPGAVADHIDAKPKANDAARAALADHAKRVGLEADVVDVEPGVYRLQRHFRDRPAPLVSLVVPTRGTSSTVWGQRRCFVTALARSLVDQTTYEPWELVCVADADTPAAVLEELSGILGDRLVLVPFDAPFNFAQKTNLGAAHANGEVLCLLNDDVQVITPDWLDTLVGFLREDDVGMAGAHLLFADGNLQHAGHAFLYSSVTHLMLGRSPTDEANRRVLMCDREAAGVTAACAVIRRDVWDEVGGMWEGLPASFNDVDLCQKLRFRGYRIVVSPHARLYHFESVSRNPQVLAWEVEAINDRWRHRVYRDPYLNPNWADHRAQLIEPTNW, encoded by the coding sequence ATGACCCCACCGCCGACGATCTCGGTCCTCACCCGGGCCTACGACACCAACGTCGACCTAGCCCGGCGACTGGCCGGATCGATGCTGGCCCAGCGGGCGGAGTGGGAGTGGGTGGTCGTCGACGACGCCTCCTCCTACACGGCCGGCCTCGACGAGATCCGACGGCAGCTGGGCGACGACCCGCGCCTGAAGCTGATCACCCACGACGCCAACCAGGGGGTCGTCGGAGCGACCGCCACCGCGCTGGCCACCGCCACCGGCACATTCGTGGCGTTGCTCAACCACGACGACGAGCTACACCCCAACGCCCTGGCGGAGGTGACCGCAGCGATCGAGGCCGTCGAAGAGGTCGACGTCATCTACACCGACGAGGACAAGATCGACCAGACCGGCCGCCACCACGAGCTGCCGTTCTTCAAGCCCGACTGGAGCCCCGAGCGGCTGCGCTGCCAGATGTACCTGGGCCACCTGCTGGTGATCCGCCGCACGCTGATGGAGCGCGCCGGCGGGTTTCGGCCCGGCTACGACGGCAGCCAGGACTACGACCTGGCGTTGCGGGTCACCGAGCAGGCCCGGCAGATCCATCACATCCCCAAGGTGCTGTACCACTGCCGGTCGGCGCCCGGGGCGGTGGCCGACCACATCGACGCCAAGCCCAAAGCAAATGACGCCGCCCGAGCAGCATTGGCCGACCACGCCAAACGGGTCGGCCTGGAAGCGGATGTCGTCGACGTGGAGCCCGGGGTCTACCGGCTGCAGCGCCACTTTCGTGACCGCCCAGCCCCGTTGGTGTCGCTCGTCGTACCAACTCGGGGCACATCCTCGACCGTGTGGGGTCAACGCCGGTGCTTCGTCACCGCCCTCGCTCGGTCGCTGGTGGACCAGACCACTTACGAGCCGTGGGAGTTGGTGTGCGTCGCCGACGCCGACACTCCAGCGGCGGTGCTCGAAGAGCTGTCAGGCATCCTCGGCGACCGTTTGGTCCTCGTCCCCTTCGATGCGCCCTTCAACTTTGCCCAGAAGACCAACCTGGGCGCCGCTCACGCCAACGGCGAGGTGTTGTGCCTGCTGAACGACGACGTCCAGGTGATCACCCCCGACTGGCTCGACACGCTGGTCGGGTTCCTGCGAGAAGACGACGTCGGCATGGCGGGCGCCCACCTGCTGTTCGCCGACGGCAACCTGCAACACGCCGGCCATGCGTTCCTGTACAGCAGCGTCACCCACCTGATGCTGGGCCGCAGCCCCACTGACGAGGCCAACCGGCGGGTGCTCATGTGCGACCGGGAAGCGGCCGGGGTCACCGCCGCGTGCGCCGTGATCCGCCGCGACGTATGGGACGAGGTCGGTGGCATGTGGGAGGGCCTGCCCGCCAGCTTCAACGACGTCGACCTGTGCCAGAAGCTGCGGTTTCGTGGATACCGCATCGTCGTGTCGCCTCATGCCCGGCTGTACCACTTCGAGAGCGTCAGCCGAAACCCTCAGGTTCTCGCCTGGGAGGTGGAGGCGATCAACGATCGCTGGCGCCACCGTGTGTACAGGGACCCCTACCTCAACCCCAACTGGGCCGACCATCGGGCGCAGCTGATCGAACCGACCAACTGGTAG
- a CDS encoding YbhB/YbcL family Raf kinase inhibitor-like protein: MADLNLGDLAITSSAFVHGDRLADKYAYSNENVSPPLAWSDVPDGTAELVVVCHDPDAPMVDGFTHWVLTGIEPDRSGLDEGTDAGVAGTSTFGEEGYGGPAPPPGHGTHHYFFHLYALDQPSGLPAGADRSEVMAAIDGHIIEQARIVGTFST; encoded by the coding sequence ATGGCAGACCTGAACCTCGGCGACCTCGCCATCACCTCGAGCGCTTTCGTGCACGGGGACAGGCTGGCCGACAAGTACGCCTACTCCAACGAGAACGTGTCGCCGCCGTTGGCCTGGAGCGACGTTCCCGACGGCACGGCCGAGCTGGTCGTCGTGTGTCACGACCCCGATGCGCCGATGGTCGACGGGTTCACCCACTGGGTGCTCACGGGCATCGAGCCGGACCGTTCGGGCCTGGACGAGGGCACCGATGCGGGCGTGGCCGGGACGAGCACGTTCGGTGAGGAGGGCTACGGCGGACCGGCGCCGCCCCCCGGGCACGGCACCCACCACTACTTCTTTCACCTGTACGCCTTGGACCAGCCTTCCGGGCTGCCGGCGGGCGCCGACCGCTCCGAGGTGATGGCGGCCATCGACGGTCACATCATCGAGCAGGCGCGCATCGTCGGCACGTTCAGCACCTGA
- a CDS encoding ABC transporter ATP-binding protein, which translates to MRKRLLKATGPGERTGDSSIQVNGVSKHFNLRTEGASSLKERLTSGRRAKNEEFWALSDVSFDVPAGSMWALVGHNGSGKSTLLRCIAGIYQTTAGTIDVSGRMSALLELGSGFHPDLTGRENVYLNAAILGLTRAEVDARMDRIVDFAEIGEFIDAPVRVYSSGMYVRLGFAVAVNIDPEVLLIDEVIAVGDEAFQRKCFEYLYELRKGGATVIVVSHSMTVVETMCDGAVWLEGGEVQLVGDASAVVSAYLDRVNAAEDARAGRSFGDVEHHGSGEIQITEVGLVDDAGAETQSLICGEPGTIRFAYRTTQPVKAPVLGFSVHHESGTHVADTSTWLEGRQLGTVDGIGHIDWVVDKVPLAPGTYELTVAVRDEHNQHFYDRIDKGYRLVVRQGSRPIVAGLIDLAGSWEAPLP; encoded by the coding sequence TTGAGGAAGCGGTTACTCAAGGCCACGGGCCCCGGAGAGCGCACGGGCGACTCGTCGATCCAGGTCAACGGTGTCTCCAAGCACTTCAACCTGCGCACCGAGGGCGCCAGCTCGCTCAAGGAGCGCCTCACCTCCGGGCGACGCGCCAAGAACGAGGAGTTCTGGGCGCTGTCCGACGTCAGCTTCGATGTGCCCGCCGGCTCGATGTGGGCGCTGGTCGGCCACAACGGCTCCGGCAAGTCGACACTGCTGCGATGCATCGCCGGGATCTATCAAACCACCGCTGGCACCATCGATGTGTCGGGTCGCATGTCGGCCCTGCTCGAGCTGGGCTCCGGCTTTCACCCGGACCTCACCGGCCGGGAGAACGTCTACCTCAACGCCGCCATCCTCGGCTTAACCAGGGCCGAGGTGGACGCCCGCATGGACCGCATCGTCGACTTCGCCGAGATCGGCGAGTTCATCGATGCCCCCGTGCGGGTGTACAGCTCCGGCATGTACGTGCGGCTCGGTTTTGCCGTGGCGGTCAACATCGACCCCGAGGTGCTGTTGATCGACGAGGTGATTGCCGTCGGCGACGAGGCCTTCCAGCGCAAGTGCTTCGAGTACCTCTACGAGCTGCGCAAGGGCGGCGCCACCGTGATCGTCGTCAGCCACAGCATGACGGTCGTCGAGACGATGTGCGACGGGGCGGTCTGGCTCGAGGGCGGCGAGGTGCAACTGGTCGGTGACGCCTCCGCCGTGGTCAGCGCCTACCTCGACCGGGTGAATGCCGCTGAGGACGCTCGGGCCGGGAGAAGCTTCGGTGACGTGGAACACCACGGCTCCGGCGAGATACAGATCACCGAGGTAGGGCTGGTCGACGACGCCGGAGCCGAGACCCAATCGCTGATCTGTGGCGAACCGGGCACGATCCGCTTCGCCTACCGGACCACCCAACCGGTCAAGGCGCCGGTGCTGGGCTTCTCGGTGCACCACGAATCGGGTACCCACGTCGCCGACACCTCCACCTGGCTGGAAGGACGCCAGCTGGGCACGGTCGACGGCATCGGCCATATCGATTGGGTGGTCGACAAAGTGCCGCTGGCGCCGGGCACCTACGAGCTGACCGTCGCGGTGCGCGATGAGCACAACCAGCACTTCTACGACCGGATCGACAAGGGATACCGGCTGGTCGTTCGACAGGGCTCGCGCCCGATCGTTGCGGGCCTGATCGACCTCGCCGGCAGCTGGGAGGCGCCACTCCCATGA
- a CDS encoding sugar transferase: MRRRVGQLALIVATALAVVGLFTFHASAIAEPRYSLSDPGRTAAAAGWTIGLLFVAYMAGLPDAVRTVGRAVGASFAAPAVTVGVASIIQLAAGDALLPRFVVFASLAVMPVVNLLVSLPLVASRGRGAVMAIVLASPDQLADLERVTERGVPNMLRIGATLSVVPGATDTAERLRRAVEVHRPSILVLADDLMNDSPLAREAAHLHAEGMRIRTLLGFYEDWFRLVPLSELADVSLLFDIGEVHSPVYLRVNRLLDVVAGLTLGLAFIVAVPFVAIGNLLGNRGPLIYSQPRVGKLGEEFRIHKLRTMVPLRNAGDQAEETTKTPWTEKDDPRVTPFGKVLRKLHIDELPQAANILRGDLSLVGPRPEQPSYVAELSAIIPFYDHRHLVKPGLTGWAQINLGYTSDSQGAREKLQYEFYYLRNQSLPFDLRIVILTLRSLVALRKAR; encoded by the coding sequence ATGAGGCGGAGGGTCGGTCAGCTGGCGTTGATCGTCGCCACTGCACTGGCCGTGGTCGGGCTCTTCACCTTTCACGCCTCAGCCATCGCCGAGCCCCGGTACTCACTGAGCGACCCCGGTCGAACTGCCGCCGCCGCCGGGTGGACCATCGGGCTGTTGTTCGTCGCCTACATGGCCGGGTTGCCCGACGCTGTCCGCACCGTCGGTCGAGCGGTCGGCGCCAGCTTTGCCGCCCCGGCCGTCACCGTCGGGGTGGCGTCGATCATCCAGCTGGCCGCCGGAGATGCCCTGCTACCCCGATTCGTCGTGTTCGCCAGCTTGGCGGTGATGCCGGTGGTGAACCTGCTCGTCAGCCTGCCGTTGGTCGCCAGCCGAGGCCGAGGTGCGGTGATGGCGATCGTCCTCGCGTCGCCCGACCAGCTCGCCGACCTCGAACGGGTCACCGAGCGCGGCGTGCCCAACATGTTGCGCATCGGCGCCACGCTGAGCGTCGTCCCCGGCGCCACCGACACGGCCGAGCGGCTGCGCAGAGCCGTCGAGGTGCATCGGCCAAGCATCCTGGTGCTGGCCGACGACCTGATGAACGATTCGCCGTTGGCACGCGAGGCCGCACACCTGCACGCCGAGGGCATGCGCATCCGCACGCTGCTCGGCTTCTACGAGGACTGGTTCCGCCTCGTGCCGCTCTCCGAGCTGGCCGACGTGTCGCTGCTCTTCGACATCGGCGAGGTGCACTCCCCGGTGTACCTGCGCGTCAACCGGCTGCTCGACGTGGTCGCCGGCCTCACCCTCGGCCTGGCCTTCATCGTCGCCGTCCCCTTCGTGGCGATCGGCAACCTGCTGGGCAACCGCGGACCGCTGATCTACTCCCAGCCCAGGGTGGGCAAGCTCGGTGAGGAGTTCCGCATCCACAAGCTGCGCACGATGGTGCCGCTGCGCAACGCCGGCGATCAGGCAGAGGAAACGACAAAAACCCCGTGGACGGAGAAGGACGACCCCCGGGTCACCCCGTTCGGCAAGGTGCTGCGCAAGCTGCACATCGATGAGCTGCCCCAAGCTGCCAACATTCTGCGCGGAGACCTGTCCCTGGTCGGCCCTCGACCCGAGCAGCCGTCCTACGTCGCGGAACTCAGCGCCATCATTCCGTTCTATGACCACCGCCACCTGGTGAAGCCCGGCCTGACTGGTTGGGCTCAGATCAACCTCGGGTACACTTCTGATTCCCAAGGCGCGCGGGAGAAACTCCAGTACGAGTTCTACTATCTGAGGAATCAATCGTTGCCCTTTGACCTCCGCATCGTGATTCTCACCCTTCGCAGCCTGGTAGCGCTGCGCAAGGCCCGCTAG
- a CDS encoding ABC transporter permease translates to MTSPAVILSHRELISNLTQRDLKGRYKRSVLGWAWSLMNPAMSLAIYSLVFGVFFKVQAPIGANGTLKNFALYLFCGLVVWNAFSAALDGPLGAFSDTGQLLTKVYFPPELPALASVAGVAFQAAIEFGILVAFMLVVGNATWMMLLAPLVMLCAMGLGLGMGMAASVWNTRFRDVGYLITLMLQLMFYATPIVYRLDDINADVGPFTAQQILKLNPVTHYVQQMKLLMYEGQMPSVNSVAYGAAWAIGSVVFGWWYFSRTAPSVIEEL, encoded by the coding sequence ATGACCAGCCCCGCCGTCATCCTGAGCCACCGCGAGCTGATCAGCAACCTCACCCAGCGCGACCTGAAGGGTCGGTACAAGCGCAGCGTGTTGGGATGGGCCTGGTCGCTGATGAACCCGGCGATGTCGCTGGCGATCTACAGCCTGGTGTTCGGGGTGTTCTTCAAGGTGCAGGCGCCGATCGGCGCCAACGGCACGCTCAAGAACTTCGCTCTGTACCTCTTCTGCGGCCTGGTGGTGTGGAACGCCTTCTCGGCCGCACTCGATGGCCCGCTGGGTGCCTTCTCCGATACAGGTCAGCTACTGACCAAGGTGTACTTCCCGCCCGAGTTGCCGGCGCTGGCGTCGGTGGCGGGCGTGGCGTTTCAGGCTGCAATCGAGTTCGGCATCCTGGTTGCGTTCATGCTGGTCGTGGGCAACGCCACCTGGATGATGCTCCTGGCCCCGTTGGTGATGCTCTGCGCAATGGGCCTTGGGCTGGGCATGGGCATGGCCGCCAGCGTGTGGAACACCCGCTTTCGTGATGTGGGCTACCTGATCACGCTGATGCTGCAGCTCATGTTCTACGCCACGCCGATCGTGTACCGCCTCGACGACATCAACGCCGACGTCGGCCCGTTCACCGCGCAGCAGATCCTGAAGCTCAACCCGGTGACCCACTACGTCCAGCAGATGAAGCTCCTGATGTACGAGGGCCAAATGCCGTCGGTCAACAGCGTGGCGTACGGCGCGGCTTGGGCAATCGGATCGGTCGTGTTCGGCTGGTGGTACTTCTCCCGCACCGCCCCGTCGGTCATCGAGGAACTGTGA